Proteins encoded in a region of the Suncus etruscus isolate mSunEtr1 chromosome 1, mSunEtr1.pri.cur, whole genome shotgun sequence genome:
- the ABHD15 gene encoding protein ABHD15, translated as MPPWGAALALLLAALGLIALLLAARLRRPGRRAVGARGARGARSPERQDQVGGRGWEAELGGAGDALPGGCRLLCKPSALAQCLLRALRRSTALQPGPRSSWLSGPHWQTLCHFVLPAGPGPELAREYLQLADDGLVALDWVVGPYSQRSRRVPAGSQPAVLLVIPNAWGRLTRNVLGLCLLALERGYYPVIFHRRGHHGCPLVHPRLQPFGDPSDLKEAVTYIRFRHPAAPLFAVSEGSGSALLLSYLGECGSSSYVTGAACISPVLRCREWFESGLPWAYERGFLLYQKIALSRYSTALDDTVDTRKMFQSRSLKELEETLFCHTKSFPISWDTYWDRNDPLRDVDEAAVPVLCVCSADDPVCGPPDHNLPTELFHSNPYFFLLLSCHGGHCGFLRQEPLPAWSHEVILEYFRALTEFFRTEERMKGLSRRRTSFLGGRRRWGALQKREVSPSSNLEEIFSWKRSYTR; from the exons ATGCCGCCCTGGGGCGCGGCCCTCGCCCTGCTCCTGGCGGCGCTCGGCCTCATCGCGCTGCTGCTGGCCGCCCGGCTGCGGCGCCCGGGGAGACGCGCCGTCGGAGCGAGGGGCGCGCGCGGGGCCCGGAGCCCGGAGCGCCAGGATCAGGTGGGCGGCCGCGGCTGGGAGGCCGAGCTCGGGGGCGCCGGGGACGCCCTGCCCGGCGGCTGCCGTCTCCTCTGCAAGCCGTCGGCGCTGGCCCAGTGCCTGCTGCGCGCGCTGCGCCGCTCGACGGCGCTCCAGCCCGGCCCGCGCTCCTCCTGGCTCTCGGGCCCGCACTGGCAGACCCTCTGCCACTTCGTGCTGCCGGCGGGCCCGGGCCCAGAACTGGCCCGGGAGTACCTGCAGCTGGCGGACGACGGGCTGGTGGCGCTGGACTGGGTCGTGGGCCCCTACAGCCAGCGGAGCCGCCGTGTCCCCGCCGGGAGCCAGCCCGCGGTGCTGCTGGTGATCCCCAATGCGTGGGGGCGTCTCACCCGCAACGTGCTGGGCCTCTGTCTGCTCGCCCTGGAGCGTGGCTACTACCCGGTCATCTTCCACCGTCGCGGCCACCACGGCTGCCCGCTGGTCCACCCCCGCCTGCAGCCTTTCGGGGACCCGTCGGACCTCAAAGAGGCCGTCACTTACATCCGCTTCCGACACCCCGCAGCGCCGCTCTTCGCGGTGAGCGAGGGCTCGGGCTCTGCTCTGCTGCTGTCCTACCTGGGCGAGTGCGGCTCCTCCAGCTACGTGACGGGCGCCGCCTGCATCTCCCCGGTGCTCCGTTGCCGCGAGTGGTTCGAAAGCGGCCTGCCCTGGGCCTACGAGCGGGGCTTCCTGCTCTACCAGAAGATCGCCCTCAGCAG GTACTCCACTGCCCTGGATGACACCGTGGACACGAGAAAGATGTTCCAAAGCCGCTCCCTGAAAGAGCTGGAGGAGACCCTCTTCTGCCACACTAAGAGTTTCCCCATCAGCTGGGACACCTACTGGGACCGTAATGACCCCCTCCGGGATGTGGATGAGGCAGCTGTGCCCGTGCTGTGTGTCTGCAGTGCTGATGACCCTGTGTGCGGCCCCCCAGACCACAATCTACCCACTGAACTCTTTCACAGCAACCCCTACTTCTTCCTCTTGCTCAGTTGCCACGGAGGCCATTGTGGCTTCCTGCGGCAGGAACCCTTGCCAGCCTGGAGCCACGAAGTCATCTTGGAGTACTTCCGAGCCTTGACTGAGTTCTTCCGGACAGAAGAGAGGATGAAGGGGCTCAGCAGGCGTCGAACTTCATTCCTAGGGGGTCGGCGTCGTTGGGGAGCCCTGCAGAAGCGGGAGGTCTCTCCCTCTTCCAATCTAGAGGAGATCTTTAGTTGGAAGCGATCATATACAAGATGA